In bacterium, the DNA window CAATTTGATATAAATAGGAGTGTGTAAAAGTAGAGAAATGTCATGAGTGGGTAAATATTTTTTAGGAGTAATTATGATTGCGATTTCAAAAAAATATGCGGCAGTTTTTTCGATTCTTGTAGTAACTGTAGGAAGCTGCTGGGCGGTGGGTTCACCTTTTAGTCGTATTGATTATGTTGAGTCGGTGAGTCTTGCAACCTCGTTAAAATTGGACAGGTTGAGCGAAAATGCTTTGTGGAGATATAACAAAAAATGTGGATGTTTTGATAGCACAAAAAATCCACATTGGAATGAAACTGCGATCAGTTTACTTTTTTATAGTGCTACACAAGCTGATCTTACGAGCTTGGCTTTTGTGCTTGCTGAGAAAATAGTTAACGTTAATTATATTGACCAGTACGGAAATTTTGCTTTAAAAATGGCTTTAGATGGTGACAAACAAGAATCGCACAAGCGCGATTACGCACAAAGAAAATTGGAGTGTGTAGTGCTTTTGTTGGAGTGCGGTGCCAATCCTGATCTTGTTTGCCAAGGCATGCAAAAAAAAATGAAAGATCCTGCTGTTGGTATTGCTGGTGTTGCCAGAGAGCTAATTGGCTATGCGCAAGTAAAAAATTGTATAAAATACGCTGCGTGCGCAGATGATGATTGTGAAGATAATTTTCCTGACGATGCTGTAGTGATTACTGAATCAACTGATGAAGAACGTTTTGCTGCCATTACAAAAACATTCAGAGAAGAATAAGCAACAATGATTAACAAACGAAATATTAGTGTTTTTTTTCTTTTTTTTATGATGACCAGCTGCTTGTTTTCACAACAAGCAGCTTATCAATTTCCCCTTTTTTCAAATCGCATCAAGCAAAAACTTCAGACATTAAGCAGAGATTCAGCGTTAAGGTTTTGTGAAAAAACGCAGTGTTTTGTTGATGAGGTTGGCTATCTTATAACACCAAAACGTGCATTGCTTGATAGTGCGATGCTTGGGCATCTGCCTACACTTGCTCATGTTCTTTCAACGGGCTTAGTGAGTCCCAATTGCCTAGATGGTCGTGGATGTTTTCCGTTGCAAGAAGTGTTAGATGGGTATGATTATGGTTTTTTTTCTCATGATCCACTGCCATGTATGGAGCTTTTATTGCAATGTGGGGCCAGCCCAAATGGATTGTGGCATGACCAGATGCCGCTCATTTTTCGAGCAATTGAGATCAATAATTTTAATATGGTTGATATGTTGCTGAAATATGGTGCAGACATTGAAAAACTTGGTAAGTATGGGTATTCAATTATTCATTGGTTGATGTCTCCCATTCAATCTTTTCTAAAATATGGTAAGGATGATGATGCAAGAAGAGAACGTGCAAAAATAGCGCAGTTGTTAATACAAGAATATGCTAATAAAATGCATCAAGCAATTGATCAAGATGATGATCGTACCATTAAGTCCTTGGTTAGACTGCTTAATAGTGTTCCCGATAATATTCCTGGCAGGCAACTAAGCGATATCTTGACGTTTGTTTTGGCGTGCAGGAACGAACAGGGCATATCCTTACAAAAACGTGTGGAAGCCTATTTTGTAGAAAAGAAAGATAAGGACTATTGAAGCGAAAAAAGGAGCGTAGTAATGATTTTAAAAATGTTAAAAATAGTTTTTTCTTTTCTTTTGATAAGTGGGGATTGCTGGGCGGCTGGCAGCCCTTTTGAATATTCTGATGCGATGAAAGAAAACTTGGCAATGTTACGACAAGGCTCTCGTTGGCTGGAATATGTTGAAGCAGAAAGGAATCTTCTGATTGTACCTGGAAATGGATTTAAAATGATCAACTACAAATTTGATCTCAGGGTGCTTGAGAGAGATCTTTTTGCTAGTGCTACGGCAGGTGATGTGACAACATTGGCAGATATTTTGTCAACCGAGCTGATTCATGCTGACCATCGAAAACGAGATGAGGATGCATTTTGGGGCGACAGTCCAGATTGTGACTGCTGTCCATTGCAGTGTGCTTATGAGGGTTACCGATGCACACAAGCGGACAGGCATTTTTTGTGTATGCGAGTGTTGCTTGATTGCGGCGCAAGCCCACACATCAAATGGCCGGTAAATAAGCCCATTATTTTTGATGCCATCCAAAGAGGCTACATCGAGATTGTGGAGATGCTGCTTGAAAAAGATGCTGATATAGCGCAGGTTAATGAGCAGGGGCGGTCTATTTTTGATTGGGTAGATGAGTGTGTGCGTAACAAAAGAGACGATAAAAAAGTAGTAAAAAGAATAAGAAAAATTGAAAAATATCTGAAAGAACATTTTGTTTTGTTGTTGTTGGCGAGTATCGTAAATGACGATGAGGCAGAGTTCATACGACTTTGGAATATTCTTGCCAGAAATGTGTGCGGAGAATTGGCGTATGCATGTGCATGGTGCAACGATGAAGGGCGAAGTTTGCGTTATCTTGCTCGACAATTTGATCGTAAAAAAATTGTTAGTATTTTGCGATCATTTGGTGCATAATCTACGCCAGAAATGGTATAACAACAGAGTTTAAAGCAAGAGGAATCAGCATGGTTTCAAGAATGGCAACAGTATTTTTTTGTTTTGCGCTTGTCGGTAGTACGTGTTTTGCAGGTTATGATGAATACGATTTTGAGGATGCTATGCTTTCTACTGACGCAAAGAATTTTTGCTTGAAAATGGCAGTTAAGTATTCTCAGCCTGACCAAGTTGAGGAGATGCTGGCCGCTGGTGCTGATGCAACGCAGATAGATTTTGAGGATCGATCAATTTTTTATTGGTTGGATGAAGCATATGAAAATAATCCCTTGTTAGATGATGAAACTGACGAAATACAATCTTTGTTAGACCAGCATTTTATTAGATTGTTATGCAGTGCGATAGAAGTGCGTAGTGATGAAAAATTCATGAATGCTTGGAATGTGCTTGCTACTAATTTGAATGGCGAGTTGTGTTACGCTCTTGATTGGCGGGACCCAGACCTTAAGGTAAGTTTGTTGCATCGTGCTGCTGAGTACAATTGTCCCAATATTGTCCGCACGTTGCTTGCGTTTGGCGCAAGTATTGATGTGGAAGATTTTGATGGCCGTCTGCCGGTACACTATGCCCGTTATTTGGGACATCGCGAAGTAGTGGAAGTTTTTGAAGCGTATGGTGCGCCAGTGCAAGCGAAATCTGCGGTAGTACATAATGCTTCTAAGGTTGGCAAGAGAAAATTGGGTAACCATAAAAGAAGACGCGTAGCATAAATTGTTTGGGGGGGGAGTAATGAACTCAAAAATATTAACATTGTCATTTTGTTTTGCGTTGGCGGGCAGTGATTGCTGGGCGGCGGCTGTTGCCGAAGATCCTGCGTGGTTTTTCGATAATGATCGTAAAGTTTTTGTGTTCAAACAAAATAAAGAGCTTACGCAAGAACCACGCCATTTCATTATGGACTGCGCGCAAAAAGGCGACCCGGAGCGCTTGGCGTGGGCACTTTCAACTAAAAGTGTAAGCCCAAATTATTGTGATAAGTCTCCTCGGGATGTGCGTGGAACAACGCCGTTATCTGCGGTTGTTTACGGATCATTATGGTATTCAGGGCAGCACGCTGATTGTGTAAGGCTTTTGCTGCAGTCTGGGGCTGACCCAAATGCTGATTATTCGCGTTGTTTGATTGATAATGCGCCGATCCTTTCTCTCGCTGTGGAGTATGGCGTTGTTGAAGTTGTGACGGCATTACTTGAAGGCGGCGCCGACATCACTTTGTTGGATGATAAAAAGTTATCGGTTTTTTCTTATCTGAACAAGATAGCACCTTGCCTTGTCCAACGGCATAACCTTAGGACGGAACAAGAGGCTGCTGTCATAAGAGAAAAAGTTAAAAAAATATTATTACGACATTGTGCTGATTTACTTTTCAGGGCGCTCGATCAGCATGA includes these proteins:
- a CDS encoding ankyrin repeat domain-containing protein, with translation MNSKILTLSFCFALAGSDCWAAAVAEDPAWFFDNDRKVFVFKQNKELTQEPRHFIMDCAQKGDPERLAWALSTKSVSPNYCDKSPRDVRGTTPLSAVVYGSLWYSGQHADCVRLLLQSGADPNADYSRCLIDNAPILSLAVEYGVVEVVTALLEGGADITLLDDKKLSVFSYLNKIAPCLVQRHNLRTEQEAAVIREKVKKILLRHCADLLFRALDQHDRREFDRLFQFLCARLFGECGAYIEEVLVLQNDQGMNVVQYGIQKSVYVKMN
- a CDS encoding ankyrin repeat domain-containing protein, whose translation is MVSRMATVFFCFALVGSTCFAGYDEYDFEDAMLSTDAKNFCLKMAVKYSQPDQVEEMLAAGADATQIDFEDRSIFYWLDEAYENNPLLDDETDEIQSLLDQHFIRLLCSAIEVRSDEKFMNAWNVLATNLNGELCYALDWRDPDLKVSLLHRAAEYNCPNIVRTLLAFGASIDVEDFDGRLPVHYARYLGHREVVEVFEAYGAPVQAKSAVVHNASKVGKRKLGNHKRRRVA